The nucleotide window ACCTGCCAGCCAAGCCTGCCTCTGACCACAGCCCCATCCCGGTGCCTTTGCTCTTAGCCCTTCCCTCACATATCCACGGGCTCACGCTCCTGCTTCCTTCCGCCTCTGCTCAAAGGCCGCACGGTGAGGACCTTCCCAAGGGCTGGGTGGGCGCTGTGTTACATTCAGaccttatccttttttttaagtcgATTTTGAGgtggagtgaggggcagagagtgagagggagagagagaatcccagccgaGCTCTgttcagcacagagaccgatgcggggctcgaactcatgaaccgtgagatcatgccctcagccagaatcaagagtcagatgccgaaccgactgggccacgcaggtgcccctcgaCCTAGTCCTTTCCTTCCGAGTGGCCAGCCGGGGCCTGAGAGCTGTGGTCAAGGCCCCGGGGGCCGTGCCGCTGCCGCTCAGGGGCCCCTCCGCGCCGGCTGAGAGCTCTGGCCAGAGCACGGAGGGCGGCCGCATGTGCAGCGGCAGAGGGGGTCAGGGGCTGTGTGGGCAGAgacttagagagagagggactgggGCACTTTCACGAACAGCATCACCTCACGTCTTAGGAAGCCTTCCTGACCACTTCCTACTCTTTATTCCTACACAGTCCAGATCTGTTTGGTTGACCGTCTGTTTTCCTATTCTCGAAGGTTGGCTCTATGAGGGTGGGACTGTcctattcattcctccctcccagtgcccgGGGCAGGGCCGCACGTGGCACGCTCCTGAGGGAGCTCACATGGGCTCACCTTGCAAGTATATACCCTCAGAAGGTTTTCTGGCCACGTTCATGACCCCAGGTTTCCTACTAACGATGCCATAACCGGCCCTGACAGAAGCCTCCAGAAACTGGATGTGGTTTAACAGAGTGAGATTACGGGATTTTCCAAGCTGTCTGCTAAAATACCTCGTGGGATTTTCAGAGTTCAGAAGTCTACAGGGCCCACATCAGCTTTGCAAgttccttcctgtctccctcctttgCCTCCTAGGTTCCCGTTCAGCCGCCCGGAGCTGCTGAAGGAATGGGTGCTGAACATTGGCCGGGGCAACTTCAAGCCCAAGCAGCACACGGTCATCTGCTCCGAGCACTTCCGACCTGAGTGCTTCAGCGCCTTTGGAAACCGCAAAAACCTGAAGCAGAATGCCGTGCCCACGGTGTTTGCCTTTCAGGACGCCGCACAGGTGAGCACACGGGGGACCGCCCAGCACGCGGGGTGGGGGCGTTCGCAGGGCCAGCAAAGGTGGAGGCTGAGAACGAGCGAGCACAGTGCTGTCAGGCCTCCAGGGTTCAGAGCCCAGGGGCCCTGCTGGTCGTGACCTTTGCTTTAGGTAATTTGCAGTTTGGAGCCCCTTTAAAAATGGATcacgcttggggcgcctgggtggccgaATTggtcaggcgtccgacttcggctcaggccgtgatctcatgacctgtgggtttgagcccccacatcgggctctgcagtgagcgtggcgcctgcctgggattctctctctccctctctctgcccctcccccgctctcgctttctctctctcaaaaataaataaaaacttaaaaacaagtatatatacgtatatatatatatatatatatatatatacgtatatatatcaATCTTTGCGACCAGAAGCTGTTGAAGCAGCTGACTGGTGGGTGTGCCGAAAAGCTTGGTCCTCGATGCGTTTCACGTGTGCTGGGCTTGAGGCCGCACGGCGAGGACCTTCCCAGGGCTGGGTGGCCGCTGTGTTACATTCAGACCTcacccttttgttttttttttttaagttgattttgagatggggcgaggggcagagagtgagagggagagagagaatcccagccggGCTCTgttcagcacagagaccgacgcggggctcgaactcatgaaccgtgagatcatgccctcagccagaatcaagagtcagatgccgaaccgactgggccacgcaggtgcccctcgaCCTAGTCCTTTCCTTCCGAGCGGCCAGCCGGGGCCTGAGAGCTGTGGTCAAGGCCCCGGGGGCCGTGCCGCTGCCGCTCAGGGGCCCCCCCGCGCCGGCTGAGAGCTCTGGCCAGGGCACGGAGGGCGGCGGCAGGTGCAGCGGCGGAGGGGGTCAGGGGCTGTGTGGGCGGAGacgtagagagagagggactgggGGACACGCTCGCCAACAGCATCGGCTCGGGCCGGTCGGGGGGTGGCAGGGGCCGGATGGTGCCGGGCCTGAATAGACCGTGGCTTGTTGGGGGAGGCGAGTGGGGACGCGGCTGTGGCAGGCTCCCTCCGGCCGGGGCCTGTGGTGTCGCAGGAAGGTGCAGGTGGTCGCGAGAGCACGTGGGCTCTGCAGACCcaggaggtggggcgggggggggggggggggcggcgcttGCCGAGCCCCTGGAGGGTGGGGCTCCCGGATGAGGCGGGCCCTGTGCACCTGGAGTTTGATTTCCCGGCCAGACACCGAAGGGCCGTGTCTGGTGGCGCGGGACGTGCAGGTTCGGCTCAGGAGAGAGCTCGCCGACCGTGGGACGTCGCGGCCACGAGGGGGATTATACTGAACCAAGTAAATCCCAGGGGTGTCCCGAGTCCCGGAGTGTGGGCCGCACAGCGGGCACCTGTGTGCGCCGGGAAGGCAGGGTCGCGGCGGAGCAGAGCCGAGGCCGACCCGACCGCTACGCGTGCAGCGGCTGCTCCCGGGAGGAGGAGCGCGAGGGAGGGGAGTTGCGGGGTGAGGACGTGTGAGCCCGTGTGCGGCCGTGTGCCcggcgagccccgcgtcggggcctCTGCCCTCACGTGCCCTGGAGGGACCTCCCGGCCGCCGTGTCCGTTGCCCCCCACTGGCCTGCCTTCCCTTTGGGCCGGCTCCCTCGGGCACCTCCACCAGCTGCCGCACTCggctgagggcagggatttgTTTCACCAAGAATGTGGCCTGAACAGACTAGGTTCTTTCcttctaagtttattttgacagagtgagCGAGAGCGCGAGCTGGCATgagcggggggtggtggtgggggtggggagggaatcccaagcaggctccaggctcatcacggagctgacgcggggctcgaactcacgaaccccgaggtcatgacctgagccaaaacgaagaggcagacgcttaaccgactgggccacccaggcgccccacaaagtaGGTTCTCCATgcgtgtctgtttttttgttatttcagcATGGAAGGCCGTTTATTGTTGTTTGATATATATTCAATTTTGactggtaagaacacttaacgtGTGATCTACTCTCTTGACagacgtaaaaaaaaatttttttttttaacgtttatttaattttgagacagagacagagcacaagcagggggaggtgcagagagagagggagacatagaatccaaagcaggtgccaggctccgaggtgtcagcacagagcccgacgtggggctcgaacccacgaagcatgagatcacgacctgagctgaagtcggacgcttaactgactgggccacccaggcgccccttggacaAACTTTTGAATGTACAACAGAGTACTGTTAACCACGGCACGATGTTTGTGCAGCAGAGTCCAGAATTTCGTCATTTTGCTTGACCGAAACTTTGTGCCCTCTGATCAGTCACCTTCTCCGTCAGTGCGTGTCGCTGATGGGAGTTTGACAGCTTCGCACGCGTTTGTGGTAAAAGGTTTGCCCCTGAAGTGACATTACAGTTTAAAGCTCGGGGGACGTCTGTGAGCCTGCCCCTGGGTGCTGTCCGTGCCCGGGGCCGGAAGCTAGCGTGGGCAGCTGGTTCTGGCCCCGTGGCCGGTGGCTCGGCTCCGCGGACGCCCCGGGACTGGCCGCAGGCCCTGAGTCGGATGTTGTCTCCTACGTGGCTGCCACTCAATGAGCCAAATGTGAGTCACCTACTACCACGCGCCTAGCATGTCAGGCCCTGGGGTGACACGTAGGAATTCGGTCTGTGGCTTCACGGGGCCTGTCCGTGGGCCTCTGACCTAAGAttcggggagagagagagagacagaggtggtgACGACAGCTGGGCCGGGTTCAGAGCGTCGTTTGAACACTCAGGGCTGAGCAGCGGGGACAGATGCACGCGGCCGGGCGCCCGGTGGGGTTCTCGGGGTCTCCTCGGCCTCCCAGGAGCAGAGTCCGGGGCCTGTGTCCACTGCTCTGTCTCTTGCAGCTGGTGAGGGAGAACACGGACCCGGCCGGTGGGGGTGCAGATGCGGACCCGGAGAAGGAGGAGGTGAGTCCGCGCTGGCACCCCCAAGTCAGGACCCCGGCCTCGACGGGGACACTGCGCGGCAGCACCTGCCCCCGGGCTGGCCTGCAGGGGTCTGTCGCGCGCTCCGCAGAAGCCAGGGTTGAGGATTCCAGGTTTTCCTAGAAAAGGGGAGGCGGAGCCTCCCGGGCCTCCTTCCTGTCTCACTGCGAGCATGGCGAGCATGTGGGCGTGGCTCGTGCCCGATTTCCGAGGGTCCGAGTCCAGGCCCGGAGGGGCAGGCTGGCTGTTCACTGTTTGCACCGGTCCCCTGGCCGCGGCCGTCCCCCGGGACGGCGTGAGGGGATCCCGGGTGTGCTGCCCGCTTCCGCCCTGCTGTCCCTAGGTGGTCTCCGAGGCGGGGCCCGCGGAGTGTGGCCCGGGGAGGAAGACGGACGCTGCCCTCGAAGCGCTGCCCCCGCACGCTGGCGGCCCCGTAGAACAGGTAAGATGCGGGGCCCTGGTACGAAGGCAGCGTGTGGTCGCTCGGGCTCCGCACGGGGGTGGGGGATCCCTTCAAACAGAAAGAAGCAATCCGGTCCCCAAGTGGGAGCCCCACAGCCTGTGGCCCCGATCTCGGACCCTCCGAGTAGAATGGGCAGGTGGGGACGTCAGGGGTGCTGTGGCATcgagggccgggccgggccgggccgtgTCCCCGCCCGCCACGGCCCCGGCTCTCGGCCCTGGGACCCGCCTCGCCTTCACGCGCTGTGTCCTCAGGTCTCGCCGCAGAGACCGCAGGGAAGCCAGGCGCCTGGTCAGCCGGCCAGCCCCGCACAGCCGTCCGATCACAGCTACGCCCTTTTGGACTTAGATGCgctaaaaaaaaaactcttcctgACTCTGAAGGAAAACGAGAAGCTCCGAAAACGCTTGAAGGCTCAGAGGCTGGTGATACAGAGGATGTCCAGCCGCCTCCGCGCCCACAGAGCGGGCCAGCCGGGACTCCAGGCCAGGCCGCCGCCAGAGCAGCAGAGCTGAGCCGCACGGCCGGGCTTTCCTGTCGGAGCCTCTCTGGGGGGTGGGACGGTGGCTGTGGGGCGCTGGCCGCGGACCTTTCAGTCCTGCCGCTGACAGGCAAAGGGACAGTGAGGCGTGCCGGGTCAAGCCCGTGGTGAGGAGCCCGGGCCACCTCAGGGGAAGTTTAGTGGCATCAGCCCAGGACAGGGCGGGACCGTGATCGAGAGGAGCTCGGTGCTCCCGGAGGTGACAGCTGTCCTTTCGACAAAAGCTTGGGTGGGGGGTCTTCAGAGCCACTGCACGGGGCGCCCCCGCTGGGGAGGAAGTGCACTTCCTGGCGGGGCAGCTGGGCCCAGGCCCTCGGTCACCTGGAGGACGGCGGCTCCGAGTGGCCGGGACCCGCCTCCGAGATCAGGcgtgcctccttcctcccttgccCGGCCCGGTCTGAGCGAACGACAAAATAAAGTGTCTTCCTACGCCACCGGTCTTCCTTCTTTACTTGAAAACCAGTGTAGGAGTTCTGTTTCCCGAGAGCCTAGGTTACACCAGTTTGCTTTCACAGTCGACCTGCATCAGTACCTGCTTTCGCTGACCTAAAGAGGTCGGAGGAGGATTTCCACTCTCGCGAGAAAAGGCGAAAAGCAGAACTAGCGACCGCTGTTGGTTCTGCACCGGGCACTGCCGGGCCCCTTCCCCGGGAGCGAAGCTCGGCTTCGAGCTGCCGAGCACCCGGCTGTCTGCGAGCCTCTGTGCTTCAGCTCGATTTTATGCGTCCGTTAGTAAGATGTGGCCTAAAGTATCTGAAAAACCTGGGATGGTTTTTTTGCACCTGGGAATGCTCAGAACGTTTCCTACAAACGAACAGTAATTGCCTCTTCGCTTTATGCCATTGTGGCTTGAGGAAGGTTTCACAGGAGGGCTCTGAGGGCTCTGTGTTCAGAGCGGTGGGAAGGGACCTGGAGGCGCTGGCTGGAGGCCCTCTCTCCTCCCGTCCTTTGTGGCTGCTGAGAAGACCGACTTCGTGTTTCCTGTTGAAGCGCAGGAAGGGCAGGGCATGACCCCTTTGGCTATGAAAAAAGGtgactttaataaaaacaaaaccaaacaaaaaccacaacaaaTGGGAAAACGATCCTAAGTGATGTCCTGACTCCCATTTATCTATCGGGCAAATGTCTAATGTGTAAAACTGAATCATGGCTTCAAGTTCGGCCTCACGGTTAAAAAAGTAGTTAAaagggtacccgggtggctcagcaggttaagcatccaactcttgattttggttcaggtcatgatctcatggtttgtgggatttttccctcttgctctgtctctgcccctccccggctctttctttcaaaacaaaaaagaaccgtTAAAAATGTGGTTTAAATAGCAAAGAATAAAGGATGGAATgaggccttgggggggggggggacacacttactttattttgcccatccctgaAAATGAACACACAAGACGCATTAAAACACTATCCCGTTTTCAGGAAAGATTTATTACGCCGAGAGCGCCTTCCGTACAGTCCATTTCAAACAAAATCGCGAGAATCGGTGCCCTGACGAGCCACCCGCCGCGGAGGGAGCGCACGGCCGCGCCCCACAGTCCGATGTTTCACACCACGCTTATTGCACGATTTACATTCAGAGCAGCAGCTCAGAGGAaaactttttgaaagagagataaatatTACAGAATTGGACAACCTGAACTGTTTTTGAAAACTGGAGGAGAGGGGTGTTAGCGATTGCTCCGGTACCGGCGTTGGGGAGTGAAGCCTGACTTCAGCGACAGCTGCAGGGGGCCGTCACGGCCACCACCGTGCAGGGGGGCCTCTCTGCTCAGCGGTGACTCTTGGTCAACACACCGGGCCGTTCGGGAGCATCCCGGCTCCTAAGTATTCTGCATCCACAGAGCGAACCGAGCGAGGGAAGAGGACCCAGGGGGGCGGACACCGGACCCCCGTGAGGAGGTGTGGGAGCCGCAGCGCCACCTGCTGGCCgtgagtgagagagcaagcaaggccCGCCGGGCTCTCCCTGCGCTAGGGATTTGGCACGTACCTGGGCCAGGGTCTCCGCCCGggctccccctctcctccccgctCCGGTGCTCCAGTGTGGGCGGCAAAGGCAGGTCAGGCTGAGCcgtgggggacggggagggggggcaggctgAGAGGGATGGCTTAGCTCGCACCTGCCTCTCTCCACAAGGACACGGGTGGCTCCTGGGAGGAAGTGACCTGTGACAGGGCTGGACCCTGGGACCGGGGGTTATACCGCTCTGTCCCAAGCCACCTGCCAGTGGAATGATTCGAGAAGttctgggaggggggaaaaaagacactaATTTCCAAAACCATTCGTTCTGAGATAAAAAGCAGATTTATAAACCCACACAATCCTCTCCAGattcactgaataatatttcagcaGGAAAAAGTGGTTTTGGGGAAGTTGACCGGACAGACGCTCACTCGTTCTGGAGGCCTCTGCTCGTGAGACTCATGAGAacaccttccttcttttcc belongs to Panthera tigris isolate Pti1 chromosome C1, P.tigris_Pti1_mat1.1, whole genome shotgun sequence and includes:
- the THAP3 gene encoding THAP domain-containing protein 3 isoform X2, with the protein product MPKSCAARQCCNRYSSRRKQLTFHRFPFSRPELLKEWVLNIGRGNFKPKQHTVICSEHFRPECFSAFGNRKNLKQNAVPTVFAFQDAAQVVSEAGPAECGPGRKTDAALEALPPHAGGPVEQVSPQRPQGSQAPGQPASPAQPSDHSYALLDLDALKKKLFLTLKENEKLRKRLKAQRLVIQRMSSRLRAHRAGQPGLQARPPPEQQS
- the THAP3 gene encoding THAP domain-containing protein 3 isoform X1, translating into MPKSCAARQCCNRYSSRRKQLTFHRFPFSRPELLKEWVLNIGRGNFKPKQHTVICSEHFRPECFSAFGNRKNLKQNAVPTVFAFQDAAQLVRENTDPAGGGADADPEKEEVVSEAGPAECGPGRKTDAALEALPPHAGGPVEQVSPQRPQGSQAPGQPASPAQPSDHSYALLDLDALKKKLFLTLKENEKLRKRLKAQRLVIQRMSSRLRAHRAGQPGLQARPPPEQQS
- the THAP3 gene encoding THAP domain-containing protein 3 isoform X3; protein product: MPKSCAARQCCNRYSSRRKQLTFHRFPFSRPELLKEWVLNIGRGNFKPKQHTVICSEHFRPECFSAFGNRKNLKQNAVPTVFAFQDAAQLVRENTDPAGGGADADPEKEEVVSEAGPAECGPGRKTDAALEALPPHAGGPVEQENEKLRKRLKAQRLVIQRMSSRLRAHRAGQPGLQARPPPEQQS